The Vanessa cardui chromosome 2, ilVanCard2.1, whole genome shotgun sequence genome contains the following window.
TGTACTTTGGCCCTTTTAGCACTAGAcccaaattatatacatataaagattaTAAGATATTGTAATTTCCATCTGTCTCATTGCAGGACACCTGGGAGCTGTTGTGCTGCAGAGTACTGTTTCGTCGacatgaaaataattgaaagagTTAAGCTACGATTTTTCTTCCACCACAATGTTCCAGTCTTCCCgtatcaatatatattagtGTATTTACTAAAGAGGGGTCGAGTTGACGAcgaacataaatatttgttacaagactgtaataaaataaaagacaagAATTTTTACCTTAATAATACCTATTAGCATGATTCGTATCATTATAAGACTATATAGAAATTTtatcttacatatatttttatgaattaaaaatcaattttatttgtgtttaatggTTTGggaaaacaaatatgttatattgtgattaaatatttctttaaatatatttagtatctatGCACAGAGTTTTCATTTATCTTCTTCGTCTTGGGACATCTTTAATTATTCTAGTTTGATGATGGCAGCTATTGCCATATAATCGTTTTCTTCTTATTATCTAAAATGAAGTATGAAAATAACGTGATTATcagattcaaatataaaaacaataaaatttcggTCGTAGGACTTTGCAGGCCTATCCGTGGGTACAAGCCACAATATTATGTATCGCTTCTTCATGAGAAGGATGAGTGAATGTATTTACAAGCAAAATTACATCTAAATTCACAATTTAGCTTGCACACACTCCTTACACAACCTCCGTCTGAAACATAACAAGCGCTTGGGTGGAAACAGTGTTCTGGCAaactcacaatgttttcttgGAACGCCTCGATGGTCTAAGACGTAACCGTCGCCGGTGAGACGAGCGCCGTCATATTACATTAAGACGGACTTGCCTTACATCAATGCTGTTTTCTAGCGAGTGAAGGGTACACATAGACATGTGTCTGTACATTAATGAtgttaaataactaataaatgcAATGTACCTGCGTATAAAGAATCCAACATACTGTAACAGCCAAAATAGTCCCAACCATACCATATACTTGGTAAATATTTGGAAACACGTCATCACTGAAGTGAGATTTTTCATCAGAATCGTCACATTTGCAAAAATATATGATCATTGTAACTTAACAACTGATTTGATACATTGAGAAAATagactatatttttttgtatcatttAATTTCGACTCAAATGTATTACGGAGAACCTCTTTGGAAAAAAATgggaaaataaatcataattctaccatgaaaacaaaaaaaaaatcgattacgCCTACTAACTAGTCCATATTTAATAACGGTTAATATTTAATGGATTTTatgacaaacataaaaaaaagttaagtaaaataAGGAGTGTAAAACCGGGTTACGTTGGAACCCACGATGGTTGTCCTTGGCATGTATCGATGAGACTGTAGGAGTGCGGGATCATTTTAACGTATTCGCTATATCGTACGTACCTATATGCTAAAGGTGTCAACCAAAAGTCTCCAGATAGATTATagcttgttaataaaataaatattttgtatctataatcttcgtatgtgttatttattatctatattcatattataactGTGAAAGCAActctatttgtctgtctgtcgctctgtCAAGACCAAACCGCTCAGctgaaatttgatgaaatttgttatgaagcaaacttgaactccaaggatggacatagggtttttttttgtatgacacATGACAAGAACACGAACGGCGCACAGTGGACCGGTATTTAACCGTAGAATACTTAggcatgataaaaaaaaattatagaaatggCTTCTACTGTCAAATACaacattatattgttttttgacTTCTACGATTtacctatttctttttaatgCTATGAatattcaaagatttttttgtatagagaaaaagataaatttatgaaaatctcGAAAATTTCCATACCCTCCTATTACGGTTTTAATAGTTAAATTGTACGATTTATTCCCCTATTTTTTGCATCTAATCCGGTACTGCGATATCAAGGATATACAGGTGTTTCTTTTAAATTGGCCAATGGGTGAAAAGCGGTTTCCAACTGAGATATCTGAAGACTTTCTTAAATAACTatagttctttatttattttaaaaattttgacgtattaatttttttggttaAGTGCGAGTTGTAAGAATTAGATACCCTATGTTATAAGGATCATTCATTGTATGAACAGAAAAAAATTGGTACGATGGAAGTTAgtcaaattatgaaaaatatttttttcaaagatgatatttaacattttttctatGGAAAACTCATCCTTGACCAATAAATAACTGTGCGACATTTGAAATGGCCTAAAAAGAGCTAAAGTTTCCGTATAAAGGTTCCCGATATCGCTTATAGATTCGTAGTCCAACTCAAaggttactttatatattttttattctctaTTTCATCACCAGAGATAAAGATCTAGCCTTATCAAATACAACAAATATTCTTGCcctttgacaaaataaaaataatattcagacGAGTCAGATTCAGATTGCGGAATGACAAAACTACATTTACGAACTTAAAGCTGTCTAGATCATTATCGCCGATAAATGTCTCCGTCATCATCAATAAAGTTTTTGCCTTTTCTGAGAGGGCTTTGTGTTTTTAGAAAAGATTTTGTCGTAGGCAGTAGATATGGGATCATATAGGGTTAGAGCTGATTAGCAAATGCTTCCTTTCTACAGAATTTTCTCGAATGATGTGAGCGATATCTTTTGGAGTCTTTATTTCGAGCTTCAGAAGTTTTTCAGATAATTTTCCAATCGGCACTAAATCAAAATGTTCAATGATAGCTGCTCCATAAGCAAGAATTTTATGAACACTTGGAGGCCTGTAATAAAATACCATTCGTATAAATTAACGTACAATTTTATGGTGGCTTCGGCATAATCTCTAAACTTAATTGTTTCTATAAGGTGACCTGAAGAGATTGTCTCTAATCGCAGCTGTAATTTCAGAGTCCTCAAAAAGTCTTATAACGGTATTACCATCATTAGCCCTTCCGTGATCCTGTTTCACAACATCAATTAATTTTGGGATTTAAACGCGTCTAAATATCTTTTTTTCTGTTCTGCATAATAGCTTTATTGTCACCACTTACAGATATTCCATGAATCTTATCCAAATATGTAACGATGATAGACCATATTTACATAAGTCGACTTCATCATTTTTtgtcaatacatacatatggcACATTTTTGGGATGATGTTTATAAAAGAACAGCTTTACCATCTGTCGTGATTTGTAATATGTGAGTTTATCATTTCTCCAATCACAGTCACTgtcatattataaatctttGCCTTGAATTGTGTTATCATTTAAAATGCTAAAATTTTCattagaaatttgaaaaatattgggTTGGCAACAATATGCATAATAAGGAGAATCGTTATCCCAATCAAGTTGATTACCAGAAACTAGTTTAATTGGTAGCAAACTACCAATAGAAGACTAGAGTAATATTAAACACCTTCTTCTATACTAGCGATGGGCATTCCTTAGAGTTAGCTTGATTGGAAAAACTCCGTCAAAACTCCATTTACTAATCAGGGTCATTTCTCTGCATTTCTCCTCAATTGTGATTGACTAAGCTAACTAGTTACTTCTTGGGTATTTTTTTGCAGAATCTTAATTTGCCACTTTGTTAATTTAAGAGACAAAAACAAGGCTaaacctaaaataataaataaggggTAGATAATTTATGTTATGGCTTCTGATTAGTTCACGTCACTAATGAATCTGATTCTGTTAAGAAATCCGGTTTTGACCCAAACAAATGACGTCACAGGAGTTGTATGGAATATCATAACGCAGACTCCGTATCTTCTGATAAAAAAAACGGTtttgaaacataatataatttgagcagtagtagtattaatattataaattgttactaatagaaaaaaacacaactttcaAAATAATGGGTTtatgaaaaaagttttattacttaCATAAAAGTATTGTATTCGTTTGTAGAtatcaaaaatgtaaaaacatatCCCTAAGTCCATACTTTTTGATTTCGGTCCAATGTGCGGCGTCGCAGGTGAAAACtagttaaaacatatattaaggtGAGATAATCATTAAACTCTTTTTATAGATGTCAAATGTTGTTAAACAATACAACGAATCAGCGGCTTTGAGTTGAGTGAAGGGGTCGAGGCGATCTTTCTTTGATGTTTTCCTTgcagtttataattatttcatacagttagataaatgttattatttataattaacagcCTGTTTAGCTTTTCTTTCAattgtaaagatttttaaaatacacagaacttttaaatgttgtaattgttaatttttttaattggcgACACAACATATATTCTTGTAATTGTAAGTCCCCAGCGGCTGGCAGTCTATAAACTATAATCCCCGGATTTGTTCTGTTGTTGACTTGTACTGTGATgctaattagttaaatattgtACATCAAACTATGGATAAAACATATATACGTACCTACCCATTAGTATAATGATGATACtcgttcataataatatataagtcgcACTTACTAGTAACTTTTTCGTCATTTGTAACAAGTACATTGTTTGGTGtcattgtttattgttttgtgttaaaatatggGGTGTTTTTGGTCTAAAGATGTAAGTATTTTTACTGTATATTTTaaggacttttttttaattatttatttgtattattttttatggtttagaaTGATAACCACTATTACAAACCATCATTACATAggtactataaaacaaagtcgcttaccgctgtctgtatctAGGTATacttagatttttatattacacattttgatgctgttttacAACATAGAGTGGTCCGAGTGGAAGGTATTTCTGTAGAATCcatggacaacatagtaaagaaacttttagaagttttaaatgggatgtcgtaaataaacgaaaCAAATTAAAGCAATTCAGTATTAAGCGGGAAAAAGATTAttcaattaagtaccttaaatgcATTGTGCATTTACCATAAATAGATATGGTCATTCACATTacctatgtaattttaattggtattttcgaagatattacatatttaaaacgcGGAGTCATAGTGGTTTGTaatgtctaatgacaaaaagctaGGTACGTTGTAAGACATTATGTATTACTTACATTTAGTAccattattgcacccgtgcgaagtcgtaGCGAGTTGCTAGTATTATCATATATAACAGatggaattatatatttaaggataCAGAGGAAGTTCCACGCAACAATAGATTGGTGTCAAGATACAATGAAGAAATACGTCCCATATCCATTAGACCAACTAtggtatataatttaacaacGCAACGATATGTAACACCCATAACACCAAACTACGTAAGTCCaacttatttcatattataatattatacatatatatttcgtgATACATAGACAATAACAAAGAcagttttgttatttgaaacagcttggaggcgatcatctcattcccaaggtgttcAATCAACTAGAAAGGCATTAGTGTTGTAGTGCAGTGCACACACCCATTTTTTAacgattattttgaattttataaatgaatatttttaaattttttctggGTTACTGTTGTAAAACGTATACATTaccccaaaaaagagttactatccctgtgtaatcgggtactTGGAgcaacaagtttattcttgttcctattattaatgaaatgtacGTCACGATTTTTGGGAAAAATCGTTTATGTTTTTCGTACaaacataacaattttaaaaacaaattgagaagcgacctttattatttttttttaatttacattttacatgttAATGAATCTTTTGGGCCCAGGTAGTACTGGTAGTAGGGAACACAAATAGCCCTTTTCTGCagtacaaatatacatataaagaagatatattttttttctttcagcCAACCAGCAGTTTTAATCAGCCAAACCAACTACAAACTCGCCAAGTAAAGCAACATATTGCAGTATTATCAAAAGTCAAACCTACAAATAGTACAAGTACAGATAGTGTTGGAAGACGAAAATGCGGGCCAGTTATTGTAAATAGCATTGAAAGGGGATATAAACCTCTAGCTTCCAACAATAGCAAAGTAGACTCGAAATTAAGTGttgtaaatgaaacaaatatcgAACAACCTAAATTTGGtgaatataaatgcaaaaaatgTGGTCGAGCTTGGAACAGTCGACTTTGCTGGCCTGACAAATACCAGATCTGTAAAAAGTGCAAAAACTCAGTTTATGCACACAGCCACGTAAGTACCTACTCTTTACAAAAATCTAGAtccaattaattcaattaactattttattctatatatcaCATGCAGtcccaaaattcaaaaataaatttttcattttttttacccACCtacgacaaaatatttttctacacaAGAGTCAATTCATAATTTTtgcatctatatatatatatatctagatatgtcattttatatgtcaccgtaagattacaacaTTCGTTAAATTACAATCTGACAAGATTGATTGTAATCTGTTGAAATATTGTGAACATGATAGCAATTAAACGTAGGTATTATTTTTCACTATATTGTAACCTATCGATGGGAAACGGTCAAATTGTGAATTGGTGTAGAACGGATGCATGTCGCGCGCTGAAAGGTTGAACGTTACTGTAGAATTGCAAATatcgttaaaattaaatcacaacaacaacaaacaacaacaacagcctgtaaattcctactgctgggctaaaggcctcctctcctttagaggaaaaggtttggaacatattccaccacgctgttccaatgcgggttgtaaTCTTACaatttaacttcgatagattacaatatagcgaaaaataataagttaaattggaatcatatttcgacagattacaatctgtcttgtCAGATTGTattctaacgaattttgtaatcttacggtgtacattatacattttaatttcattccagaACTTAAACAGCTCtttaaaaaataccttttaattTGCAGAGAAAATTACAGCCTTCTGATATTTCTGAAGATCCAGAAAAAATAAGAGAGCATCCAAAAGAACTTTGTGAAAAGTGCAAGAGGCTAGGAAGCTATTGTAACTCCAAGGTTTTTAAAAGTAAGGTGTATTCTCAAGCAAGTACTAGTATGTATAAGAGAGACTaagattgttaataaatattttaatcttatattgaTTATCTTATTATCTTAGATTCTTATAATGatcttattttaacataatgtCTTAAGCACCCTGTTTATAAAATGCATTGTATTTTCTATtgtaatgaaatcaaaatacttGACAAGAATTAGGTTTTAATTTCTGATTTGCTTTCTTTAGTAAATAGATTGTTAATCATATCAACAAATACTTTATGTTTTAGTTTGTTTGATAACATTTGTGGTATGTCAATTGGAACTTCTACCTTTGTTGCTGCTATGAAAGCaaataatggtaaaaatattactgtCAATTCTTCTATGTCACTTTCttctataaaattttcaataagtgcaaatttattaaaaacagttgCTATTTGATTATCACTTATCGGTATCTTAAAGAATTTATactgaaaatgaataa
Protein-coding sequences here:
- the LOC124538666 gene encoding uncharacterized protein LOC124538666, whose translation is MGCFWSKDDTEEVPRNNRLVSRYNEEIRPISIRPTMVYNLTTQRYVTPITPNYPTSSFNQPNQLQTRQVKQHIAVLSKVKPTNSTSTDSVGRRKCGPVIVNSIERGYKPLASNNSKVDSKLSVVNETNIEQPKFGEYKCKKCGRAWNSRLCWPDKYQICKKCKNSVYAHSHRKLQPSDISEDPEKIREHPKELCEKCKRLGSYCNSKVFKSKVYSQASTSMYKRD